In Acinetobacter piscicola, a single window of DNA contains:
- the nuoH gene encoding NADH-quinone oxidoreductase subunit NuoH, with amino-acid sequence MNETLRALPTWAQDWPIAYSVIQAIVILLVVVLLAALMSFIERRLLGLWQDRYGPNRVGPGGMFQIVADMLKIMFKEDWTPKFVDKLTFRLAPAVAMATAVLSFMVIPVSPYLGVADMSIGLLFFMAMAGIAVYAVLFGGWSSNNKYALLGGLRSAAQTISYEVFLGISLMGVVAIAGSFNLREIVEAQRDVWFVIPQFIGFMIFVVAGVAVTHRHPFDQPEAEQELAEGYHVEYGGMKWGMFFVAEYVNIILISALIVTLFFGGWLAPFNLNIPFIPDAFWFIAKTAFFVMMFVLARGSLMRPRYDQVMNFGWKVCLPLALVNLLVTGAVILMNQA; translated from the coding sequence ATGAACGAAACTTTACGCGCCCTCCCGACATGGGCACAAGATTGGCCAATCGCATATAGCGTGATTCAAGCGATTGTGATCTTGTTGGTTGTGGTGTTGCTTGCAGCACTAATGTCGTTCATTGAACGCCGTTTGCTCGGTTTATGGCAAGACCGTTATGGTCCGAACCGTGTAGGTCCGGGCGGTATGTTCCAGATTGTTGCCGACATGTTGAAAATCATGTTCAAGGAAGACTGGACACCAAAGTTTGTTGATAAACTGACTTTCCGTTTAGCACCAGCAGTTGCAATGGCAACTGCGGTACTGTCATTCATGGTTATTCCTGTTTCACCTTATTTAGGTGTTGCAGACATGAGCATTGGCTTATTGTTTTTTATGGCAATGGCGGGTATCGCAGTGTATGCCGTGTTATTCGGTGGTTGGTCATCAAATAACAAATATGCATTATTAGGTGGTTTACGTTCTGCTGCACAAACCATTTCTTATGAAGTGTTCTTGGGTATTTCATTGATGGGTGTAGTTGCAATTGCAGGCTCATTCAACTTACGTGAAATCGTAGAAGCACAACGTGATGTTTGGTTTGTGATTCCACAATTCATTGGTTTCATGATCTTCGTGGTTGCGGGTGTTGCGGTAACGCATCGTCATCCATTTGACCAACCAGAAGCTGAACAAGAATTGGCTGAAGGTTACCATGTCGAGTACGGTGGTATGAAATGGGGGATGTTCTTCGTTGCTGAATACGTCAACATCATCTTAATTTCTGCCTTGATCGTGACTTTATTCTTTGGTGGATGGTTAGCACCATTTAACTTAAACATTCCATTCATTCCAGATGCGTTCTGGTTCATTGCAAAAACAGCATTCTTTGTGATGATGTTTGTCTTGGCACGTGGTTCGTTAATGCGTCCTCGTTATGACCAAGTGATGAACTTTGGTTGGAAAGTATGTTTACCACTTGCATTGGTTAACCTTTTGGTGACTGGTGCTGTGATTCTGATGAATCAAGCCTAG
- the nuoI gene encoding NADH-quinone oxidoreductase subunit NuoI, translating to MYKILAGVGSIVRSLWMVFTHATRPRDTILYPEVPAEQIVPPRYRGRIVLTRDPDGEERCVACNLCAVACPVGCISLQKAEKEDGRWYPEFFRINFSRCIFCGMCEEACPTTAIQLTPDFELGEYVRQDLVYEKENLLISGPGKYPDYNFYRVTGMAIDGKEKGQAQRESAPVDVRSLLP from the coding sequence ATGTATAAAATTCTAGCTGGCGTAGGATCAATCGTTCGTTCGTTATGGATGGTATTTACCCATGCCACTCGTCCACGTGATACGATTTTATATCCTGAAGTTCCAGCCGAACAAATCGTACCTCCACGCTACCGTGGTCGTATCGTATTAACACGTGATCCTGATGGCGAAGAGCGTTGTGTTGCGTGTAACTTATGTGCGGTTGCATGTCCTGTGGGCTGTATCTCATTACAGAAAGCTGAAAAAGAAGATGGACGTTGGTATCCAGAGTTTTTCCGCATTAACTTCTCACGTTGTATCTTCTGTGGGATGTGTGAAGAAGCGTGCCCAACAACTGCAATTCAGTTAACACCAGACTTCGAGTTGGGTGAATATGTGCGTCAAGACCTTGTTTATGAGAAAGAAAACTTACTCATTTCGGGTCCTGGTAAATACCCAGATTACAACTTCTATCGTGTAACGGGTATGGCAATTGATGGTAAAGAAAAAGGTCAAGCGCAACGTGAAAGCGCACCTGTTGACGTACGGAGCTTATTACCATGA
- the nuoJ gene encoding NADH-quinone oxidoreductase subunit J, with the protein MWPFYLMALVAIVSTVRVVTNANPVHALLSLIVSLLAVAGIFLTIGAPFAAALEIIVYAGAIMVLFVFVVMMLNLGQHTVDQERKWLTSDAWAYPALMSFLMGLCLVWMLGSDYTQTQHVLGTQMVGPKEVGQALFTHYLLLVEVAAMLLLAALVAAFHLGKREPSAEEDKQ; encoded by the coding sequence ATGTGGCCATTTTATTTAATGGCTCTCGTGGCCATTGTTTCTACAGTTCGTGTTGTGACCAATGCGAATCCTGTACATGCACTTTTAAGCTTAATCGTGTCACTGCTTGCCGTTGCAGGGATTTTCTTAACCATTGGCGCACCATTTGCTGCTGCATTAGAAATTATTGTCTATGCAGGTGCAATCATGGTGTTGTTCGTCTTCGTGGTGATGATGCTCAATCTTGGTCAACATACTGTTGATCAAGAGCGTAAATGGTTGACTTCTGATGCTTGGGCTTATCCAGCATTGATGAGTTTCTTGATGGGTTTGTGTTTGGTTTGGATGTTAGGTTCAGACTATACGCAAACACAACATGTTTTAGGGACGCAAATGGTCGGCCCTAAAGAAGTTGGTCAAGCACTCTTTACACACTACTTATTATTGGTTGAAGTAGCCGCGATGTTATTGCTTGCAGCATTGGTTGCAGCATTCCACTTAGGCAAACGTGAACCAAGTGCAGAAGAGGATAAACAATAA
- the nuoK gene encoding NADH-quinone oxidoreductase subunit NuoK: protein MGNIPLEHGLIVASILFALGFYGVMVRRNILFMLMSLEIMMNAAALAFVVAGSAWVQPDGQIMFILILTLAAAEACIGLAIVLQFYHRFHHLDVDAASEMRG, encoded by the coding sequence ATGGGCAATATCCCTTTAGAGCATGGTTTAATCGTTGCATCTATCCTTTTTGCACTCGGTTTTTACGGTGTAATGGTACGACGCAATATTTTATTTATGTTAATGAGCCTTGAAATCATGATGAATGCTGCTGCGCTAGCATTCGTTGTTGCAGGTAGTGCATGGGTACAACCAGACGGTCAAATTATGTTTATCTTAATTTTGACGCTTGCAGCAGCAGAGGCGTGTATCGGTCTTGCGATCGTCCTTCAGTTCTATCATCGCTTCCATCACTTGGATGTAGATGCTGCTAGTGAGATGCGCGGATGA
- the nuoL gene encoding NADH-quinone oxidoreductase subunit L: MSTLYLTILFPLIGFILLAAGRNKLPENVAAIIGAGSVGLSALFALISGMAFINSGETVFVQNLWTWFNVGGFAPGITLSLDGLSLLMMGMITGVGFLIHIFATWYMRGEEDFARFFSYFNLFVASMLVLVLGDNLALLFLGWEGVGLCSYLLIGYYYQNPSNGMAAIKAFTVTRVGDIFLLIAMFLLYQQFGTLHIGTIVANASQVLALDHNLALWTSLMLFLGAAGKSAQIPLQTWLADAMAGPTPVSALIHAATMVTAGVYLCCRMFTVFEMTPEIMQFIAITGAVTLLVAGFAALVQTDIKRILAYSTMSQLGYMFMAVGAEAYQAGLFHMLSHAFFKALLFLSSGAVILAYHHEQNIFKMGGLFYKNKFLFACFAIGGGALAAIPFVTIGFFSKDAILGAVWVQGQANAAFGWLYWVGVAGAFLTSIYTFRLIWVVFFGKENTPYHEIKGATYWLPLGILAVLSTGLAYFLKAPVEKALTAAQIPVFNVPTEELMHGMHSAEYTAVGIALAGLVVGVVLFAFAYQAVKGFAATSFGTGLANICRNAFGFDSLYNIVFVQPYLLIAKILGRDPIDGLWLMLPAIVKGGNKFTSTRQTGSLREYASSMSLGVVVLLMILIVIQVVGK, from the coding sequence ATGAGTACTTTATATTTAACGATTTTATTTCCGCTTATTGGTTTTATCCTTTTAGCGGCAGGACGTAATAAACTTCCTGAAAATGTCGCTGCGATTATTGGTGCGGGTTCAGTTGGTCTTTCAGCATTGTTTGCGTTGATCAGCGGTATGGCATTTATCAACAGCGGTGAAACTGTATTTGTTCAAAATTTATGGACATGGTTTAACGTTGGTGGTTTTGCGCCAGGTATTACTTTAAGTTTAGATGGCTTGTCATTGTTAATGATGGGCATGATCACGGGCGTAGGTTTTCTGATTCATATCTTCGCAACATGGTATATGCGTGGTGAAGAGGATTTCGCACGTTTCTTCTCTTATTTCAACCTGTTCGTAGCAAGCATGCTCGTGCTTGTATTGGGTGACAACTTAGCGTTGTTATTCTTAGGTTGGGAAGGCGTAGGTCTGTGTTCTTATCTATTGATTGGTTACTACTATCAAAACCCGTCAAATGGTATGGCTGCGATCAAAGCATTTACCGTAACACGTGTGGGTGATATTTTCTTACTCATTGCGATGTTCTTGCTTTATCAACAATTTGGTACTTTGCATATCGGTACAATCGTTGCCAATGCATCACAAGTTTTAGCACTTGATCATAACCTTGCGCTTTGGACTTCACTCATGTTGTTCTTAGGTGCTGCGGGTAAATCTGCACAAATTCCATTACAAACATGGTTGGCAGATGCAATGGCTGGTCCTACACCAGTATCTGCATTGATCCACGCTGCAACAATGGTAACCGCAGGTGTTTACCTGTGCTGCCGTATGTTCACTGTGTTTGAAATGACACCTGAAATTATGCAATTCATTGCGATTACAGGCGCAGTAACATTATTGGTGGCTGGTTTTGCAGCATTGGTGCAAACCGACATCAAACGTATTTTGGCTTACTCAACCATGAGTCAGCTCGGTTATATGTTTATGGCGGTGGGTGCCGAAGCTTATCAAGCTGGCCTATTCCATATGCTTTCTCACGCATTCTTCAAGGCATTATTATTCTTGTCTTCTGGTGCGGTGATTTTGGCTTACCATCACGAACAAAACATCTTCAAAATGGGTGGCTTGTTCTACAAAAACAAATTTTTGTTTGCATGTTTCGCCATCGGTGGTGGTGCGCTTGCAGCGATTCCATTCGTAACAATTGGCTTCTTCTCTAAAGATGCGATCTTGGGCGCAGTTTGGGTACAAGGTCAAGCAAATGCAGCATTTGGTTGGTTGTACTGGGTGGGTGTAGCAGGTGCATTCTTAACATCTATTTATACATTCCGTTTAATCTGGGTTGTATTCTTTGGCAAAGAAAATACGCCTTATCACGAAATCAAAGGTGCAACATATTGGTTACCTTTAGGTATCCTTGCTGTACTGTCAACAGGTTTGGCTTATTTCTTAAAAGCACCAGTGGAAAAAGCACTGACTGCTGCGCAAATTCCTGTATTCAATGTGCCAACTGAAGAATTGATGCACGGTATGCATTCTGCTGAATATACAGCAGTCGGCATTGCACTTGCAGGTTTAGTCGTGGGTGTTGTGTTGTTCGCATTTGCTTACCAAGCGGTAAAAGGCTTTGCTGCAACATCATTTGGTACAGGTCTTGCCAATATCTGCCGTAATGCATTTGGTTTCGATTCGTTATACAACATTGTATTTGTTCAACCTTATTTATTGATTGCAAAAATCTTAGGTCGTGATCCAATTGACGGTTTATGGCTCATGTTACCTGCGATTGTGAAAGGTGGTAATAAGTTTACAAGTACCCGTCAAACAGGTTCATTACGTGAATATGCATCAAGTATGTCACTCGGTGTAGTGGTATTGCTGATGATCTTGATCGTGATTCAGGTAGTGGGGAAATAA
- the nuoM gene encoding NADH-quinone oxidoreductase subunit M: protein MEANNWILPALILVPFIAGFICWLVDKLDEHLPRYIALVGMLITLGLTGVLWSQGGFTYELGQQVPAWAAQFQVEWIKSLGINIHLAIDGLSLLMVGLTALLGVLAVGCSWGEIQKNVGFFHLNLLWSLGGVIGVFLAIDLFLFFFFWEMMLVPIYFLIALWGHKGADGKSRVYAATKFFIYTQVAGLIMLVGILGLVIYGYMMSGNISFNYYYLMAVARTLDAQAPHIAYALMICMFIGFAVKLPVFPLHGWLPDAHAQAPTAGSVDLAGILIKTAAYGLLRFVIPFFPAASAQFADIAIIFGLIGIFYGAWCAFQQTDMKRLLAYTSISHMGFVLLALYAGNILTFQGLMIMMLAHGLSSAALFIMCGQVYERLHTRDLRLMGGIRGQFQYLPFFLMFFIAALVGIPGLGNFIGEFLILMGSFGKFPMFTIIAAISLVFAGLYGLILIHKALFGTPNEQQKQHYTAPLKDLGAREIGLLMICVIGLVWLGMHPQTFLDVSNSSMAWIANSYIPVQEAVEATQQVVSQQNAGIQ, encoded by the coding sequence ATGGAAGCAAATAACTGGATTTTACCCGCATTAATTCTTGTACCTTTCATTGCAGGTTTTATTTGCTGGTTAGTCGATAAGCTCGATGAACATTTGCCTCGCTATATTGCACTCGTGGGGATGCTCATTACTTTGGGCTTAACAGGTGTGCTTTGGAGTCAAGGTGGTTTTACCTATGAGTTGGGACAACAAGTCCCAGCTTGGGCTGCACAATTTCAAGTTGAATGGATTAAATCTTTAGGGATTAATATCCATTTAGCGATAGATGGTCTTTCACTTTTGATGGTCGGCTTAACTGCATTACTCGGTGTACTTGCAGTCGGTTGTTCATGGGGTGAAATTCAAAAGAATGTTGGTTTCTTCCACTTAAACCTTTTATGGTCTTTAGGTGGGGTGATTGGTGTATTCCTTGCAATTGATTTGTTCTTGTTCTTCTTCTTCTGGGAGATGATGCTTGTACCAATCTATTTCTTGATTGCACTCTGGGGGCATAAAGGCGCGGATGGTAAATCACGCGTATATGCTGCAACCAAGTTCTTCATTTATACACAAGTTGCAGGTCTGATCATGCTTGTGGGTATCCTAGGTCTAGTGATCTATGGCTACATGATGTCTGGCAATATCAGCTTCAACTATTATTACTTAATGGCTGTTGCACGTACATTAGATGCTCAAGCACCACATATTGCTTATGCATTGATGATCTGTATGTTCATCGGTTTTGCGGTAAAACTTCCTGTTTTTCCATTACATGGTTGGTTACCCGATGCCCACGCGCAAGCACCTACAGCAGGTTCTGTCGACTTAGCGGGTATCTTGATTAAAACTGCGGCTTACGGTTTATTACGTTTCGTCATTCCGTTCTTCCCTGCAGCATCGGCACAATTTGCAGATATTGCAATCATCTTTGGTTTAATTGGTATCTTCTACGGTGCTTGGTGTGCATTCCAACAAACAGATATGAAACGCTTACTTGCGTACACATCTATTTCGCACATGGGCTTCGTGTTACTTGCACTTTATGCAGGTAATATTTTGACCTTCCAAGGTTTGATGATCATGATGTTGGCGCATGGTTTATCTTCTGCTGCATTGTTCATTATGTGTGGTCAAGTGTATGAGCGTTTACATACACGTGATTTACGTTTGATGGGTGGTATTCGTGGTCAATTCCAATATTTACCATTCTTCTTAATGTTCTTTATTGCGGCGTTGGTCGGTATTCCTGGTTTAGGTAACTTTATTGGTGAGTTCCTGATTTTGATGGGTTCATTTGGTAAATTCCCAATGTTTACCATCATTGCAGCGATCAGTTTAGTATTTGCGGGTCTTTATGGTTTAATCCTGATCCACAAAGCATTATTTGGTACACCAAATGAGCAACAAAAACAGCATTATACAGCTCCGTTAAAAGATCTTGGCGCACGTGAAATCGGTCTTTTGATGATCTGTGTAATCGGTTTGGTATGGTTAGGTATGCATCCACAAACATTCTTAGATGTTTCAAACTCAAGCATGGCGTGGATTGCAAATAGCTATATTCCTGTTCAAGAAGCCGTTGAAGCAACGCAGCAAGTTGTTTCTCAACAAAATGCGGGGATCCAATAG
- the nuoN gene encoding NADH-quinone oxidoreductase subunit NuoN, with the protein MNFTMSFSDLMPLAPVMIVALTAVVVMILTAIKRNHNLIATASVVGLNLAALDLIIMMFGGAFAPSNVMGMFMVDPFTLFYQLLAIVAALACCTLSHAYIETYKDHREELYILMLISVAGAMLMVASSHFASFFISLELMSIPMYGLVAYTHQRSKSLEAGIKYLVLSATASAMLLMGMAYIYAYTGSLAFYDAVPALFQVIQQPMVILGLGLIIFAIGFKLSLAPFHKWTPDVYQGAPAPIATFLATVAKVATIGLLVRYILTSGAILVPSIVTIITVIAVLSILVGNFLAVRQVNLKRILGYSSIAHFGYLLIALVSTTYASLGSVTVYIATYTLTTIGAFGAVALMSSPYNNVDEAESLADYRGLFWRRPVLTATLTVMMLSLAGIPLTAGFIGKFLVVMSAVTAQNWFLAAMIIVGSGIGLYYYLRVMVVMYMTPPENPRIDAVDHWGQKVGGLMVLGAAALVLIIGVYPDPLIDLALKSEILSPIHMMLSQQQ; encoded by the coding sequence ATGAATTTTACAATGTCATTTTCGGATCTCATGCCTTTGGCACCTGTCATGATTGTAGCTTTGACTGCAGTCGTGGTGATGATCTTAACGGCAATCAAACGTAATCATAATTTGATTGCAACAGCTTCAGTGGTTGGTTTAAACCTTGCGGCGCTTGATTTGATAATCATGATGTTTGGTGGTGCGTTCGCACCATCAAATGTGATGGGCATGTTTATGGTTGACCCATTTACATTGTTCTATCAATTGCTTGCGATTGTTGCTGCGTTAGCATGTTGTACTTTGTCACATGCATACATTGAAACCTATAAAGACCATCGTGAAGAACTTTATATCTTGATGTTGATCTCTGTTGCAGGGGCGATGTTAATGGTAGCAAGTTCGCACTTTGCATCGTTCTTTATTAGCTTAGAGTTAATGTCGATTCCGATGTATGGTTTGGTGGCTTATACACATCAACGTTCAAAATCGTTAGAAGCGGGAATTAAATATTTAGTTCTTTCTGCAACTGCGTCTGCAATGTTGTTGATGGGTATGGCATATATCTATGCATATACAGGTTCTTTAGCATTCTATGATGCTGTACCTGCATTGTTCCAAGTCATTCAACAACCAATGGTGATCTTAGGCCTAGGTCTCATTATCTTTGCAATTGGCTTTAAGCTTTCTCTTGCACCATTTCACAAATGGACACCTGATGTTTATCAAGGTGCACCTGCGCCAATCGCAACATTCTTGGCGACTGTGGCAAAAGTTGCAACGATTGGTTTATTGGTACGTTACATTTTGACTTCGGGTGCAATTTTAGTCCCTTCAATTGTGACAATCATTACTGTAATTGCAGTACTTTCAATCTTGGTCGGTAACTTCCTTGCTGTACGTCAAGTAAACTTAAAACGTATTTTAGGTTATTCTTCGATTGCACATTTTGGTTATTTATTGATTGCTTTAGTCAGCACAACCTATGCAAGCTTAGGCAGTGTAACGGTTTATATTGCGACTTATACATTAACAACGATTGGTGCTTTTGGTGCAGTTGCTTTGATGTCAAGTCCATATAACAATGTTGATGAAGCTGAATCACTTGCAGACTATCGTGGTTTATTCTGGCGCCGTCCAGTATTGACTGCAACTTTAACTGTGATGATGTTATCTCTTGCAGGTATTCCATTAACTGCGGGCTTCATTGGTAAGTTCCTTGTGGTGATGTCTGCTGTGACAGCTCAAAACTGGTTCTTAGCTGCAATGATTATTGTGGGTAGTGGTATTGGTTTATATTACTATTTACGTGTGATGGTTGTGATGTATATGACCCCACCTGAAAATCCTCGTATTGATGCTGTTGATCATTGGGGACAAAAAGTCGGTGGTCTTATGGTTTTAGGTGCAGCTGCTTTAGTCTTGATCATTGGTGTTTATCCAGACCCATTGATTGACTTAGCGCTTAAATCTGAAATTTTATCACCTATTCATATGATGCTAAGCCAACAGCAATAA
- the upp gene encoding uracil phosphoribosyltransferase, which produces MSIQEIRHPLIRHKLGLLRRADISTKNFRELAQEVTMLLTYEATKDLPVCDHEIDGWNGKVTVDRIAGKKITVVPILRAGIGMLDGFLNLIPSAKVSVLGLERDEETLEARTYYKKLVPDVQNRLAMIIDPMLATGSSLVAAIDVLKASGCKDIRVMVLVAAPEGIKRVTEAHPDVTIFTASIDKGLNENGYIVPGLGDAGDKIFGSVQKD; this is translated from the coding sequence GTGTCTATTCAAGAAATTCGCCATCCACTTATTCGTCATAAATTAGGTTTATTACGTCGTGCAGATATTAGTACTAAGAATTTCCGTGAATTAGCGCAAGAAGTCACAATGCTGCTTACTTATGAAGCAACTAAAGATTTACCTGTATGTGATCATGAAATTGATGGTTGGAATGGTAAAGTGACTGTAGATCGTATTGCCGGTAAAAAAATTACAGTTGTCCCTATTTTACGTGCAGGGATTGGCATGTTAGATGGTTTTCTTAATCTAATTCCAAGTGCAAAAGTCTCTGTACTCGGTTTAGAGCGTGATGAAGAAACTTTGGAAGCACGCACTTACTATAAAAAACTAGTGCCTGATGTACAAAATCGTTTGGCGATGATTATTGATCCAATGCTTGCAACGGGATCATCTTTAGTCGCTGCAATTGATGTGCTTAAAGCCAGTGGTTGTAAAGATATTCGCGTCATGGTACTTGTTGCTGCACCTGAAGGAATAAAACGAGTTACTGAAGCACATCCTGATGTGACTATTTTTACAGCTTCAATTGATAAAGGTCTAAATGAAAATGGTTATATTGTTCCTGGTCTAGGTGATGCAGGCGATAAAATTTTTGGTAGTGTGCAAAAAGACTAA
- the gigC gene encoding LysR family transcriptional regulator GigC, giving the protein MRMTLRQLAVFVAVAQEGTVTKASDAVRLTQSAASMALADLEDGLGAPLFDRLGKRLQLNDLGRFLLPQALEILGRCESFEQAAKGELQSIDLRIGATLTISDYLMPDLMADFLQIRPQAHLQLQVGNTRQMIEAVNQFQLDLALIEGSCHLPQLQCIPWRDDELAVCCSSNHPLAKLNRPLTPEDFYTVQWILREEGSGTREVFDNAILQDIPDANIRLTLGHNEAILKIVAGGLGVSCISKLAIEPLLEKQQLVILKTPFWTLTRPLYMLVHRQKYQGPGLRSFLQFCEDQVEIHTH; this is encoded by the coding sequence ATGCGCATGACTTTACGTCAACTGGCTGTTTTCGTAGCAGTCGCTCAAGAAGGTACAGTAACCAAAGCCAGTGATGCTGTGCGGCTGACACAAAGTGCTGCCAGTATGGCTTTGGCAGATCTTGAAGATGGGTTGGGTGCACCTTTATTTGACCGCTTAGGAAAAAGACTACAACTCAATGATTTAGGTCGTTTTTTACTTCCACAAGCTTTAGAAATTTTAGGTCGTTGTGAATCTTTTGAACAAGCGGCCAAAGGTGAATTACAAAGTATCGACTTACGTATTGGTGCAACACTCACGATCAGTGATTACTTAATGCCTGATCTAATGGCCGATTTTTTACAAATCCGCCCACAAGCACATTTACAGTTACAAGTCGGTAATACCCGTCAAATGATTGAGGCAGTCAATCAATTTCAATTAGATTTAGCACTCATTGAAGGGTCATGTCATTTACCACAGTTACAATGCATTCCTTGGCGTGATGATGAACTCGCTGTGTGCTGCTCGTCCAACCATCCTTTGGCAAAATTAAATCGTCCATTGACCCCTGAGGATTTTTATACTGTTCAATGGATTTTACGTGAAGAAGGTTCAGGAACACGTGAAGTCTTCGATAATGCGATTTTACAAGATATTCCTGATGCCAATATACGTTTAACACTTGGACACAATGAAGCTATTCTAAAAATTGTCGCAGGTGGTTTAGGAGTATCGTGTATTTCTAAATTAGCCATTGAGCCTTTATTAGAAAAACAACAATTGGTTATTTTAAAAACACCTTTTTGGACACTGACTCGCCCGCTATATATGCTGGTACATCGCCAAAAATATCAAGGTCCAGGTTTACGTTCATTCTTGCAGTTCTGTGAAGATCAAGTCGAAATCCATACGCATTAA
- a CDS encoding ferredoxin--NADP reductase: MSIEKFSVEKVLSVHRWTNTLFSFTMTRPAHFKFTAGQFARIGLKVADDLVVRAYSVVSSPFEETLEFFSIVVPDGAFTSNLQHLQVGDELYLEKVAYGFLTLTRYQLPLPHDLWLLATGTGLAPFISMLQDFETWQKYQFITLVYSVRSAAELAYVDRIQEIVETFGEGHTGFKFVPIITRDPQAALHDRLPILIENGELEKAVGLNLSPTTTHVMLCGNPQMVDDTKDALKARGLSMNRRGEGNIAVENYW; encoded by the coding sequence ATGTCAATTGAAAAATTTAGTGTAGAAAAGGTTTTATCTGTACACCGTTGGACCAATACTTTATTTAGCTTCACCATGACACGACCCGCACACTTTAAATTCACCGCAGGGCAATTTGCACGTATTGGGTTAAAAGTTGCAGATGATTTGGTGGTGCGCGCCTATTCTGTTGTTTCTTCTCCGTTCGAGGAAACCTTAGAGTTTTTTTCGATCGTTGTACCAGATGGTGCATTTACTTCTAATTTACAACATCTACAAGTGGGAGATGAATTGTATTTGGAAAAAGTGGCCTATGGTTTTTTAACTTTAACTCGCTATCAATTACCTTTGCCGCATGATTTATGGTTGTTGGCGACAGGAACGGGTTTAGCGCCTTTTATTTCCATGCTACAAGACTTTGAAACTTGGCAGAAATATCAATTTATTACGCTTGTTTATAGTGTACGTTCAGCAGCTGAGCTGGCTTATGTAGACCGTATTCAAGAAATCGTTGAGACTTTTGGGGAAGGGCACACAGGCTTTAAATTTGTGCCGATTATTACCCGAGACCCACAGGCTGCTTTACATGATCGTTTGCCAATTTTGATTGAAAATGGTGAATTGGAAAAGGCAGTCGGTTTAAACCTTAGTCCTACAACGACACACGTGATGTTGTGTGGAAATCCACAAATGGTGGATGACACCAAAGATGCTTTAAAGGCACGTGGTTTGAGCATGAATAGACGTGGTGAAGGTAATATTGCTGTAGAAAATTATTGGTAG